A region of the Kaistia geumhonensis genome:
GACGGAGGACCGGCCGGGGCATGAAGCTCGCCTCGCCCCCATCCGTCATCACGAGCCATGGGCGGATTTCACCGGCGCGGCTCATGAGGACGGCGGGAACCGCGCTGCCGGAGGCCGGCCTTGCGATCTCCGGGACGGCCGCGAGAACCAGTTCGTCCGTGACGAGCCGTCGCCCGACCATGCTCTCGTTCGGCTTCGGATTGGTGCGGATGACGAGATCGTAGCCTTCCTCGACAGGATCGACGAAACGATCCTCCGCGGTAATCTCGATCTCGAGGCGCGGGTGCAGCCGCGAAAACGCCGCCGCTGCGCGGCTGAGCGCGACTTGAGAGAAGAGGACGGGAGCGCTGATCCGCAGCAGGCCGGCGAGTTCGCCGCCGCCGTTGCGGATGTCATCGCCGGCCTGCGCGAGATCGGCGAGCGGCCCTCGTGCTCGCGCGAACAGGGCCGCGCCGGCCTCGGTCAGGCGCAGCGACTGCGGTCCGCGCTCGATCAGCCGAACCTGAAGCGCATTCTCCAGCTCTGCCAGCTTCCGTGACAGGGTGGCCTTGGATCGGCCGCTGCCGCGCGCCGCTCGCCCGAGGCCGCCATGCGTGGCGACGAGAACGAAATCGGCGAGAGCGTCGAAGTCCATCTGTTCCAAAAGTGGTCCACCCGGTCCCGAATTCGGCATCTGAATGCCAGGATTGAAACACACTAGGTTGGGCGTGTCGAAAGGAGAAAACGACATGAGCAATCGCAGCATCGTCCTCACCCGGTTCGGCGGCACCGAAGCTCTCGAATTCGCTCCCGCCCCGATTCCGACGCCCGCGCCCGGCGTCGCCGTCGTCCGCGTTCGCGCCGCCGGCATCAACGGCATCGACTGGAAGATCCGCGAGGGCTTCCTCAAGGACACCAAGCCGGTGGCCTTTCCCCAGCTTGTCGGGATGGAGCTTGCCGGCGAAATCGTCGCTGTCGCAGGGGAAAGCCGCTTCTCCATAGGAGATCGCGTGTTCGGCCTCGCCGCTCCCGGGTCGGGGGCCTATGCCGATTTCGTCGCCGTTCCGGAAGATCGGCTCGCGTCGACCCCCGCCGGGCTTTCTGACATCGTCGCCGCGGCGCTTCCGGTCGCCGGGCTGACGGCGTGGCAGATGCTGCATGCGGCCGGCGTGCCCAGGTCCGGACAGACGGTGCTGGTGCACGGCGCCTCTGGCGGGGTCGGCACGCTGCTGGTGCAGATGGCGAAGTCGCTCGGGCTCACGGTGGTGGCGACAGGATCGACCGCCAGCCTTCCGCATCTGCGCGCCCTGGGCGTCGACAGGCTGATCGACCGGACGGCCGAGCGGTTCGAGAGCGTCGTCGGGTCGGTCGATCTCGTGATCGACCTCGCCGGCGGCGATGCGCCGGATCGCTCCTGGGAGCTGCTTCGTGACGGTGGCGCCGTCGTCAGTGCCGTCCGTCCCGACATCGCCGCGCCGCGCGGCGACGGCCGCCGCGGGCTCTGGTTCATGATGCAGCCCGACAGCGATCGGCTCGCCGCCATCGGCGCCGCGGCCGCCTCCGGTGCTCTGAAGGTGACGATCTCCGAGACTGTCCCGCTCGAAGACATCCCGAGCGCGGTGGAGCGCAACCGCACCGGCCATGGCCCCGGCAAGGCCGTCGCCGATCTCACCCTCGCCTGAAACCGAAAGGACGTCCGATCATGACCGATACGTTTCCGCCGCTTCCCGCCGACGATCTCTCGCGCAGCGCGACCATCGTCGCCGCCGACGATCCCGGCCTCGCCCATCTCGGCATAGGCGCGGGCACCTACACGATCCTCATTTCGGGCGAGCAGACGGACGGCCGCTACACGCTGATCGACATGCTGGTGCCTGCCGGCGGTCCGCCGCCGCACCGGCATGACTTTGAGGAGATGTTTCACATCCTTGAAGGCGAACTCGAGGTGACCTTCCGCGGCGAGGTCCACCGTGTGGCAGCCGGACAGACCATCAGCATTCCGGCCAACGCCCCACACGGCTTCCGCGTCGTCTCGCCGACGCCGGCCCGCTTCCTCTGCCTGTGCCTGCCGGCCGGGCAGGAGGAGTTCTTCAAGCTGGTCGGCGAGCCGCTCCCGACGCGGACCACGCCGCCGACACCGCCGACGCCGGATGTCCTCGCCGAGCGCCGCACCATTCTGATGGCCAATGCGCTGCGGTTCAGGAGCGAGTTCCTGCCACCGTTGAACTAGGCAGATCGGCAGCGAACGCCGCGTCGGGATCGCTCCCGCCGCAGCCGCGTTTTCGTGCGATGAAGATCGCAACCTTCAACGTCAACGGGATCAACGGAAGGCTGCCGGTTCTGCTGCGCTGGCTGGCAGAGGCCGCGCCCGACATCGTCTGCCTGCAGGAGCTGAAGGCGCCGGACGAGCGCTTTCCCGGCCGCGCGCTCGAAGTCGCCGGCTATGGCGCGGTTTGGCAGGGACAGCGGGCGTGGAACGGCGTCGCTATTCTGGCGAAGGGCAGGGTACCCATCGAGACACGGCGTGGTCTGCCCGGCGACGACGAGGACAAACAGAGTCGATACATCGAGGCGGCCGTGAACGGCGTCCTGGTCGGCTGCCTCTATCTGCCGAACGGCAATCCGGCACCCGGACCGAAATTCGACTACAAGACGCGGTGGTTCGACAGGTTGAGATCGCATGCGGCCGGGCTGCTCGCGAGCGGTGCTCCGGTCGTGCTGGCCGGCGATTTCAATGTCATGCCGACCGACCTCGACGTCTACAAGCCGGAGCGATGGACCGATGACGCGCTGTTTCGGCCCGAGATGCGCGCCGCGTTTCACGATCTCGTCGCCGATGGCTGGACCGATGCGCTGCGGCACCTCCATCCCGGCGAGACGATCTACACCTTCTGGGATTATCTCCGGAACGCATACGGGCGCGACGCGGGACTACGGATTGACCATCTCCTTCTCAGTCCCGATCTCGTGCCCCGACTCGCGACGGCCGGCGTCGACCGGGCTGTGCGCGGCTGGGAAAAGGCGAGCGACCATGCGCCGGCCTGGATCACGCTGGAGCCTGCGAAAACCGCAACGCGGCGCCCTCGCGGGCGGCGCAGCTAGGCCAACCGGCGATTCGCCTCTGCGGCATCAGCTACCCGAATAGGTGCGCAGCAGCTGTCCCTTCGCGTCATAGACGGCGATCCACTGCACACGGGGCAGGTCGGTGAAGACATTCTCCGTCTTGATCAGGACGGCGCCGCAGTCCCGCTGGCGGCTTGCGACCGAGATCAGGGTCTTTTCGTCCGTCTTTTCATGGATGTCGCGATCGAGGAGGAGATTGAGATAGCCGCGCACCGGCCCCAATGATCCATGAACGGCACATTCCGCCAATGGATCCTGCTTGAATTGCCTGACGATCGTCTCGTTGTCCCGTACCGCATCGCCCCACGGCCGGTAGAACAGCAGATCCCAGGACCAGATCTGAAGATTGCTCGCGATGACGAGCCCAGCCAGGCCTGTCACGACGAGCACATTGCGCGCCAGCCGCTCCGCAGTCAGCACCAGCATCGAGATGAGCAGCAGAGGCACGGCGCCCTTCAGTCGATCGAACGAAAACTCGGATGCGTGCTGCATCATCACGACATTCTCGAGGAGGGGAAACGCCGTGACAAAGAGCAGGAGCCAGACCGGCCGATTGTCGAAGAACCATCTGCGCTTGATGGCGAAGTGCAGGGCGAGCAGCGCCAGAGGCACGAGCGCGCCGAATGAAATGAAGTAGCCGAGCGGCAGACGCATCGCTGCGGAAAGGCGGAAGGTGCGAGCAGAGGCCCGGCTCGCGAAGGCCTCCATCAGCGGGCCGAGGCCGACCGCGAGAACATAGTGGAGGATGATCCCGAGCCCCGCCGCCACAGTTGCCGCCAGCACGACGGATAGAGCGACGATGATCTGCCCGCGCGACGGGGCCGCGGGCTGGCCCGTCCTCAAGCTCGTGTAGAGCATGGAGGCGAGGGCAAGGAACACGCCGGAGCCGAATATGAAGCCTGTCCACTCGAGCGACGGGTAGATCAGGCAGGCCAGGCCGAGGCCGACAATGTTGCGCACAATCCGCCGGCCCTGAAAGATCCCGAACGCGCACCAGGACCCCAGGATCAGCGGCAACTGGGCCAGGGAGTGCGGCCAGTAGACCCCGCCATGACTTCCAAGAGATTCGCGAAGAAACAGGTAGAGGACGCCGGCAAGGCCGAAGACGATCCAGCCGGTGACGGCGCTCTCCTCGCTGTCGTCGAGGATCGACAGCACCGCGGCGCGGGCGAGGCCCGCCATGGCGAACGCTGCGATCAGCCCGACCACGAAATTGAAATAGACCAACTCGCTGAAACTGATCGATCCGGCCCGCCATCCCAGAGCGAGTTCCGGCAGGAGGAAGCCCAGCGGAGGAAAGGACGTGTAGACATAGCTTCCGCCGGGTGTCGCAACCGTCAGGCCCCATTTGACCTCCCGTTGCGGCGACGGCCTCTCCGTGATCGTCGGAAGAAAGAGGTGGCTCGATGGAGGTGAATTGTCGAGGGCGCGCGCCGTCCAAAGCGCGTGGTAGGTCGCCTCGAGCCCCTGAGCGCCGGTGTCCTCCTGCGCTTGCTGGGCGCGCATCGTGACCGAGAGCAGGAAAGCGACGCAGATCAGACCAAGAGCCATTGCGGCGGACTTCGCCGATCTCGCACGACGCATCGCAGGCATCTCCCCGGCCGGCCCCGACGGCCACCTGCCGCCCGCCACGGATTCGCATAAGTAGTATCATGCCATTGATGCACGTTTAGCGATAGGACTCGTTGTCGTGACGCTCAAGCGCGCCGGCGCTCGCGTTCCGCGGGGCAAGGCGGCGTCCCGGCCGCGCCAACCGGTTGCGCAACGAAATCGGCGCTTTCGAGCCAGCGGCGGCACGCCCCCGGCGCTTCTATCGTGCTGTGATTTGGAAAGACCCTTCGATCGCCGGGCGAGCAAGGTGTTGCCAACCATCGGTGGGCGACAGCGGCGACCGACATGACGGATATGGGATTGGAGCCCGGACCAGGGCCGAATGGCGATAAGGCCGGGTCGTCGCGCCGGGGGCGGCGGCTCGGCCCGGCGGCGCTTTTCGTTGTCATCGGTCTAGTGGCGCTCACCGCTGTGGTGGTGGTCCGGCCGAGGTCGGCCCCGGCTGTCGCCGAGCCGCCGGCGGCAGTTCCGGTGACGATCGGCACTGCCGAGAAGAAGGATGTTCCGCTCTACCTGACGGGGCCGGGAACCGTCACGCCCAACGCGAGCGTCAGGATCACCAGCCGCGTGGACGGCACGATCCAGCAGATCGCGTTCACGGAGGGACAGGACGTCAGGAAGGGGCAGCTGCTCGCCCTGATCGATCCGCGTCCGTACCAGGCCGTTCTCGATGCCGCCAAGGCCAAGCTGCAGCAGGATCAGGCCGGGCTCGCCAATGCGCAGCTGATCCTCACCCGTTACGCGACGCTCCAGAAGAACGGGTTCAGCACCGAGGAAAATCTCGACACGCAGAAGAGCCTCGTCGCCCAGTATCAGGCGGGCATCACCGGAGACGAGGCGGCGATCAGTGCCGCCGAGACCAATCTTTCCTATACGCGGATCGAGGCGCCGATCGACGGACGTACCGGGCTCCGGCTCGTCGACGAGGGCAATGTCGTGCGCGGCGCCGACGCGACGGCGATCGTCGTGCTCACACAGCTGAAGCCGATCACGATCATCGCGCCGATGCCGGAGGCCTCCCGCCCGGCGCTCACCGCCGCGCTCGCCCGCGGGACGGTCGTCGCCGACGCCGTTTCCAAGGCAGATGGCAGTGTCATCGCCGCCGGCAAGCTCACGGTGATCGACAACGCCATCGACCCGGCGAGCGGGACGCTCAAGGTCCGCGCCCTGTTCGACAATGGCGATCTTGCGCTCTGGCCGGGCCAGTTCCTCGATCTCCGCGTCACACTCGACGTGGCACGCGGAGCGACCACGGTGCCGTCGTCGGCCATTCAGCGTGGCGAGGGCGGACTTTTCGTCTATCGCGTCGGTTCCGACAACCGGGTCACGGCGCAGTCCGTCACGGCGGGGACCATCGGCGGCGGCGTGGCGGTCATCACGTCCGGCCTCGCCCCCGGCGACCGCGTCGCTACCTCCGGGCAGTTCCGCCTGGCGCCGGGCGTCAGCGCCGTGGATAGCCCTGCCGCAGCGGGATCGCAGCAGCCAGCCGCTCCGTCCGGCGCGGGCAAGACGACAGGCACGGGGGAGGGGTGATGTCGCTCTCCTCATGGTTCATCCGCCATCCTGTCGGTACGTCGCTGCTGATGGCCGCACTCCTGGTCGCCGGCATCGCCGCCTATCCGCAGCTGCCCGTGGCTCCGCTGCCAGAGGTCGAGTTCCCCACCATCCAGGTGACGACATCCTTGCCTGGCGCGAGCCCCGAGACGATCGCCTCTTCGGTGACGCAGCCACTCGAGCGACAGCTTGGCCAGATCTCCGGCCTCGCGCAGATGACCTCGGTCAGCACGCTCGGCAACAGCGCGATCACACTGCAGTTCGACCTCGACCGTCCCATCGACGGCGCGGCGGAAGACGTGATCACCGCGATCAACGCCGCGGCCGGGCAACTGCCGACCGGCCTCCCGGCGCCGCCGACCTACCGCAAGGTCAACCCCGCCGACGCGCCGATCATGGTGCTCGCGGTTTCATCCGCGACGCTGCCGATCATCACCGTCGACGACTACGCCGAGAACGTCCTGGTGCAGCGGCTGAGCCAGGTGCCCGGCGTCTCGCAGGTCAATGTGCTCGGCCAGCAGAAGCCGTCCGTCAGGGTGCAGGTCGACCCTGAGCGGATCGCGGCGATGGGCCTTTCGCTGGAAGATGTCCGCGGCGCCCTCGTCCAGACGACGACGAATGGTCCGAAGGGCACGGTTCAGGGGCCGCTTCGCAGCTTCACGATCACCGACAACGACCAGATCCTCGCCGCCGAACCCTGGAACGACCAGGTCATCGCCTATCGCAACCAGGCGCCCGTGCGCATCTCGGATATCGGCCTCGCCGTGGCGGCTGCCGAGAACTCGGAACTTGCGGCCTGGGCCGACGAGAGGCCGGCGATCCTGCTGCCCGTCTACAAGCAGCCGGGCGCCAATGTCATCGCGACTGTCGACGCGATCAAGGCCATGCTGCCGCAACTGGAAGCCGCGATGCCGCGGGCGGTCGATGTGCGCATCCTCAGCGACCGCACCGGCACCATCCGCGCTTCGATCGACGATGTGCAGCGGACACTGATCATCACGGTGGTGCTGGTGGTCGCGGTGATCTTCGCCTTCCTTCGCAGCATCCGTGCGACCGTGATCCCGGGCCTGGCGGTGCCGCTCGCCATCATTGCAAGCTTCGCGGTCATGCTGCTTTGCGGCTTCAGCCTCGACAATCTCTCCCTGATGGGCCTCAGCATCGCTGTCGGCTTCGTGGTCGACGACGCCGTGGTGATGCTGGAGAACATCGACCGCCATATGGAGGGTGGGGCCAGTCCGCTCGACGCCGCCCTGAAGGGGGCGTCCGAGATCGGCTTCACGATCCTCTCCATCAGCCTGTCGCTGATGGCCGTCTTCATTCCGCTGCTCTTCATGGGCGGTATCGTCGGACGCCTGTTCCGCGAGTTCGCGGTGACGGTGACGGCGACGATCGCCATCTCCGCCGTCGTCTCGCTGACACTCACCCCGACGCTTTGCGCGCTGTTCCTCAAGGCGAAGCGCCCCGGCGCGGAAGGGCGCTTCTTCCGCGCGTCCGAGCGCTTCTTCGAGGCCATGCTTCGCTTCTATGCCGGCGTGCTCGACTGGGCGCTGGGCCATCAGCGCATCGTCCTCGGCATCTTTCTCGCGACACTGGTCGCGACCGGGGCCGCCTTCGTCGCGATCCCGAAGGGCTTCTTCCCCCTGCAGGATACCGGTCTCATTCTCGGCGTCTCGCAGGCGGCAGAGGACATCTCCTTCGCGGATATGAAGGATCGCCAACTGGCTCTGGCACGCGTCGTCGCCGCGGATCCGGATGTCGCGAGCATCGGCATGGCGGTCGGCGCCACGCCGGGCCAGACGGTCAACTCGGCGCGCATGTTCATCACGCTGAAGCCGCGCGACCAGCGCCAGGCCTCGGCGAGCGAGATCATCCGGCGGCTGCAGCCGAAGCTGCTCGCGGTCCAGGGCATCCGTCTCACCATGCAGTCCGTGCAGGATGTGACCGTGGGCGGCAGGGCCTCGGCGGCGCAGTACCAGTATACGCTCCAGGACGGCGACAGCGCCGAGCTCTATGCCTTCGCGCCTCGCCTCCTCGACGCGCTGCGCAAGCTGCCGGAACTGACCGAGGTCGCCAGCGACCAGCAGGACGCGGGCGCCTCGCTCAGCCTCACGATCGATCGCTCGCAGGCGGCGCGCTTCGGCATCTCGCCCACGGTCATCGACAATGTCCTCGACGATGCCTTCGGACAGAGGCAGGTCACGCAGTATTTCACGGAGCTCAACAGCTACCACGTGATCCTCGAGGTTACGCCGGCGATCCAGAACAGCCCGGCGGTCCTCGACCGGATCTATGTGCCGTCGCCGATTACCGGCAAGCAGGTCCCGCTCAGCGTGCTGGCAAGATGGACGAGCGCGAAGACGAGCACTCTCGCCATCAATCACCAGAGCCAGCTACCCTCCGTGACGCTGTCGTTCAACACGGCTCCGGGCGTCGCGCTCAGCGATGCGGTGGCGGCGATCGGCCGGGCGGAAGCCGGCCTCGGCCTGCCGGCCACCATCCAGACATCGTTCCAGGGCAACGCCGCCGCGTTCCAGTCCTCGCTCGCCAGCGAGCCCCTCCTCGTCCTCGCCGCGCTGGCGGTGATCTACGTGATACTCGGTGTGCTCTACGAGAGCACGATCCATCCGCTGACCATCCTCTCGACGCTGCCGTCGGCCGGTCTCGGGGCTCTGCTCATGCTCTGGGCCTTCGGCTTCGATTTCAGCGTGATCGGCCTCATCGGCGTCATTCTCCTGATCGGCATCGTCAAGAAGAACGGCATCATGATCGTCGATTTCGCACTCGCCGGCGAGAAGGAGCGGGGTCTGTCGCCCGAGGCGGCGATCCGGGAGGCCTGCCTGATGCGCTTCCGGCCGATCATGATGACGACCATGGCGGCGCTGCTCGGCGGCGTGCCGCTGATGCTCGGGAGCGGCACCGGCTCGGAACTGCGCCAGCCGCTCGGCTATGCCATCGTCGGCGGCCTCGTCGTCAGCCAGATCCTGACGCTCGTCACGACGCCGGTCGTCTTCCTCACGCTCGACCGATTCGCGAAGCGTCTGAAAGCCCTGCGGAGCAACGCCGAGGCGCCGGCCCAGCCGTCTTGAGCCGACTACCGTGACCGGATGCAGTCGAGTCGCGTCTCGATCCAGGACGATCACACCTCGACGAAGTCGCTCTGCTTGGGCCTGCCGGGGGTGATGTGTTGGCATTTGGCACAATGTTCATAGCAATATTATGAGTATATAAATTCATCTGCATATATCACGGATATCGATAAATGATGCGGCCAGACAGAGGTTAGGATAATAAGTCTGATAGTTATAGTATACATGGGTGGTAAGTGCTGATTCTGGATTTATTTACAAAGCGCTGATTGCACTGTATCCAGCAATTGGAGGCGGACGGGTTTCGGCGATCATTGATCGGCGACGATGGACGCTGCGTGGAGGTGTCGTGCCACCGGGACGGCCCGAAGCCGAGGAGAACCCCGACATGGCCGAAGCCATGCACCAGAGCGAGAGTGGAATGACCGCCGCCGATCGGGCGCAGCCGGGACGCTGGCTCCGCCGGCTTGCCGCAATGCATGACGCACGCTGGGATGTCGGGCATTCGATCCGGGCAGCGATCACCATCGGACTTCCGTGGGTGGGTGGCTTTGCCGTCGACCATGTCGTCTCTGCGATGTGGATTTCATTTGGCGCCCTGATGGCTTCATCGGCGGAACGCTCCGGCGACGTGCGCGGACGTCTACCCGTCGTCATCGGCGCAACCGCGATCGGTGCGGCCGGCTTTCTTGCGGGATATCTCGACGGGCTGCCCCTGGCAGCGATCGTCCTGATCATGGCGGCGTTGGGCGGCGTTGCCGGTGTTGTCGCCGGTTTCGGAGCCGTCCTGTCGCTCGGCACGATGCAGGCGCTGCTCACCGCCAGCATCGCAATCGGCATTCCGGACATCGGCCCGTTCTGGCAGCCCTCCCTGTTCTATCTTGCGGGCCTCGGCTTCTACGCCCTCCTTTTCGTCATCGAGGCGGCGTTCACCGGAGAGAGGAGCCGGAAGGCGATCGTCGACGACCTCGTGTCGGCTTTGGCCGATCTTGCGGCGTGTCGCGGCGGGTTGCTGGCGGGAACCACGGGCACGGACTCGGTTGAAGCGGCGCGCCGGGTCGCGACGGCACGCCTCGACGATCTCGGATCGGCCATGCTGCGCGCTGCTCGTTCATCAACGTCTGGAGGCCGCGCGGAGGCTGACCATCTCGCGGCTGTGCTCGCCCGATGCGACGCTGCCTTCCTGTCGATCATGGCGGCGCCAGAGGCTGCCGGCCTCGCGGCTGCCGCGCAGCGGCTTCGGGCGCCGCGCGAGCGCAACGCCGCAATCGCGGCAGGCAACGACGCGCTGGGCGCCGCGATCGATCAACTCGCTGCATCTCTGGCCAACCCGTCCGACGCGAGGGGCGAGCCGGACTCCGGGCGGCGTTCGCCGGCGCATCGAGCGGCTTCCAGGCCGCTTGCCGACCGGCTGAGGCCCGCGCCGACCGCCGCCACCGACGCGGCGAAGCTGGCGCTCTGTCTCGGCCTCGCCTATTCCGTCCGCTTCGTCGATGGCGCAGAGCACTGGTTCTGGGTCCCTTTGACCGTCAGCCTTCTCATGAAGCCCGATCTCGGCTCCGTATTCGCGCGCGCCGCCTTGCGCATCGCCGGGACAGTGGTCGGTGCCGCGATCGGTGCGCTGATCCTCGCGGTGATGCCGAAGACGGGATGGGTCGGGCTTCCGATCGCGATCCTCGCGGGCCTCGTTCCCTGGGCGATGCAGAAATCCTACGCCTTGCAGGCGGTCGTGCTGACGCCGCTCGTTCTCATTCTCGTCAGTGCGCTCGCGCCCGGTCCGTTCAACGTGGACTACGGCACCCAGCGGATCGTCGATACCGCCATCGGCGGCGTGATCGTCCTCGTTTTCGGTTACTTCCTCTGGCCAAAGGCAAAGGCCGACATATTCGCGGCTGCCTTCGCCGAAGCGAGGCGCCAGATCGCGGCCTATGTCATCGAGCCGAAGCTGCCTGAGAGGCGGCGTGCTGCCTATCGGGCGCTGGCCGGAATGCGGCGCCGGCTCGAACCACAGCTCGCCGAGCCCCCGCCGGCTTCCGACGAGGCGGCCGCCTGGGTGCCGCTGGTGGCGGCCGCGGAGCGCATTTGCGATCATGTCTCCATCTATGCGACCAGCACCGGAACACCGACCGGGCCGACTGGTGAGGGCAAGGCACTGGCCGCGCTTGGCGCCTATATCGCCATGACCCCCACCGCACGGGAAACGCTCTCGGCACCTGATCCCGGCGCAGGGAGCGCGGCCCTCGCGAAACTCCACGGTGACGTTCTG
Encoded here:
- a CDS encoding LysR family transcriptional regulator; translation: MDFDALADFVLVATHGGLGRAARGSGRSKATLSRKLAELENALQVRLIERGPQSLRLTEAGAALFARARGPLADLAQAGDDIRNGGGELAGLLRISAPVLFSQVALSRAAAAFSRLHPRLEIEITAEDRFVDPVEEGYDLVIRTNPKPNESMVGRRLVTDELVLAAVPEIARPASGSAVPAVLMSRAGEIRPWLVMTDGGEASFMPRPVLRLSSMLMVYEAAKAGGGAAVLPISLTARDIAAGRLVSWGSVLNRPVEVWILHASQRLSSPKVTRFVSFLADQFRDGRFEV
- the xth gene encoding exodeoxyribonuclease III, which gives rise to MKIATFNVNGINGRLPVLLRWLAEAAPDIVCLQELKAPDERFPGRALEVAGYGAVWQGQRAWNGVAILAKGRVPIETRRGLPGDDEDKQSRYIEAAVNGVLVGCLYLPNGNPAPGPKFDYKTRWFDRLRSHAAGLLASGAPVVLAGDFNVMPTDLDVYKPERWTDDALFRPEMRAAFHDLVADGWTDALRHLHPGETIYTFWDYLRNAYGRDAGLRIDHLLLSPDLVPRLATAGVDRAVRGWEKASDHAPAWITLEPAKTATRRPRGRRS
- a CDS encoding FUSC family protein; amino-acid sequence: MAEAMHQSESGMTAADRAQPGRWLRRLAAMHDARWDVGHSIRAAITIGLPWVGGFAVDHVVSAMWISFGALMASSAERSGDVRGRLPVVIGATAIGAAGFLAGYLDGLPLAAIVLIMAALGGVAGVVAGFGAVLSLGTMQALLTASIAIGIPDIGPFWQPSLFYLAGLGFYALLFVIEAAFTGERSRKAIVDDLVSALADLAACRGGLLAGTTGTDSVEAARRVATARLDDLGSAMLRAARSSTSGGRAEADHLAAVLARCDAAFLSIMAAPEAAGLAAAAQRLRAPRERNAAIAAGNDALGAAIDQLAASLANPSDARGEPDSGRRSPAHRAASRPLADRLRPAPTAATDAAKLALCLGLAYSVRFVDGAEHWFWVPLTVSLLMKPDLGSVFARAALRIAGTVVGAAIGALILAVMPKTGWVGLPIAILAGLVPWAMQKSYALQAVVLTPLVLILVSALAPGPFNVDYGTQRIVDTAIGGVIVLVFGYFLWPKAKADIFAAAFAEARRQIAAYVIEPKLPERRRAAYRALAGMRRRLEPQLAEPPPASDEAAAWVPLVAAAERICDHVSIYATSTGTPTGPTGEGKALAALGAYIAMTPTARETLSAPDPGAGSAALAKLHGDVLAEIHHMDRLRAENARFMATA
- a CDS encoding NADP-dependent oxidoreductase, which produces MSNRSIVLTRFGGTEALEFAPAPIPTPAPGVAVVRVRAAGINGIDWKIREGFLKDTKPVAFPQLVGMELAGEIVAVAGESRFSIGDRVFGLAAPGSGAYADFVAVPEDRLASTPAGLSDIVAAALPVAGLTAWQMLHAAGVPRSGQTVLVHGASGGVGTLLVQMAKSLGLTVVATGSTASLPHLRALGVDRLIDRTAERFESVVGSVDLVIDLAGGDAPDRSWELLRDGGAVVSAVRPDIAAPRGDGRRGLWFMMQPDSDRLAAIGAAAASGALKVTISETVPLEDIPSAVERNRTGHGPGKAVADLTLA
- a CDS encoding cupin domain-containing protein; the protein is MTDTFPPLPADDLSRSATIVAADDPGLAHLGIGAGTYTILISGEQTDGRYTLIDMLVPAGGPPPHRHDFEEMFHILEGELEVTFRGEVHRVAAGQTISIPANAPHGFRVVSPTPARFLCLCLPAGQEEFFKLVGEPLPTRTTPPTPPTPDVLAERRTILMANALRFRSEFLPPLN
- a CDS encoding efflux RND transporter permease subunit, with translation MSLSSWFIRHPVGTSLLMAALLVAGIAAYPQLPVAPLPEVEFPTIQVTTSLPGASPETIASSVTQPLERQLGQISGLAQMTSVSTLGNSAITLQFDLDRPIDGAAEDVITAINAAAGQLPTGLPAPPTYRKVNPADAPIMVLAVSSATLPIITVDDYAENVLVQRLSQVPGVSQVNVLGQQKPSVRVQVDPERIAAMGLSLEDVRGALVQTTTNGPKGTVQGPLRSFTITDNDQILAAEPWNDQVIAYRNQAPVRISDIGLAVAAAENSELAAWADERPAILLPVYKQPGANVIATVDAIKAMLPQLEAAMPRAVDVRILSDRTGTIRASIDDVQRTLIITVVLVVAVIFAFLRSIRATVIPGLAVPLAIIASFAVMLLCGFSLDNLSLMGLSIAVGFVVDDAVVMLENIDRHMEGGASPLDAALKGASEIGFTILSISLSLMAVFIPLLFMGGIVGRLFREFAVTVTATIAISAVVSLTLTPTLCALFLKAKRPGAEGRFFRASERFFEAMLRFYAGVLDWALGHQRIVLGIFLATLVATGAAFVAIPKGFFPLQDTGLILGVSQAAEDISFADMKDRQLALARVVAADPDVASIGMAVGATPGQTVNSARMFITLKPRDQRQASASEIIRRLQPKLLAVQGIRLTMQSVQDVTVGGRASAAQYQYTLQDGDSAELYAFAPRLLDALRKLPELTEVASDQQDAGASLSLTIDRSQAARFGISPTVIDNVLDDAFGQRQVTQYFTELNSYHVILEVTPAIQNSPAVLDRIYVPSPITGKQVPLSVLARWTSAKTSTLAINHQSQLPSVTLSFNTAPGVALSDAVAAIGRAEAGLGLPATIQTSFQGNAAAFQSSLASEPLLVLAALAVIYVILGVLYESTIHPLTILSTLPSAGLGALLMLWAFGFDFSVIGLIGVILLIGIVKKNGIMIVDFALAGEKERGLSPEAAIREACLMRFRPIMMTTMAALLGGVPLMLGSGTGSELRQPLGYAIVGGLVVSQILTLVTTPVVFLTLDRFAKRLKALRSNAEAPAQPS
- a CDS encoding efflux RND transporter periplasmic adaptor subunit; amino-acid sequence: MTIGTAEKKDVPLYLTGPGTVTPNASVRITSRVDGTIQQIAFTEGQDVRKGQLLALIDPRPYQAVLDAAKAKLQQDQAGLANAQLILTRYATLQKNGFSTEENLDTQKSLVAQYQAGITGDEAAISAAETNLSYTRIEAPIDGRTGLRLVDEGNVVRGADATAIVVLTQLKPITIIAPMPEASRPALTAALARGTVVADAVSKADGSVIAAGKLTVIDNAIDPASGTLKVRALFDNGDLALWPGQFLDLRVTLDVARGATTVPSSAIQRGEGGLFVYRVGSDNRVTAQSVTAGTIGGGVAVITSGLAPGDRVATSGQFRLAPGVSAVDSPAAAGSQQPAAPSGAGKTTGTGEG